One part of the Tachyglossus aculeatus isolate mTacAcu1 chromosome 26, mTacAcu1.pri, whole genome shotgun sequence genome encodes these proteins:
- the B3GNT8 gene encoding UDP-GlcNAc:betaGal beta-1,3-N-acetylglucosaminyltransferase 8, whose protein sequence is MRCTKCLLSVAALLPLLALKLYVDWGPEPAPGPPVRRGPPAPGPAPPAEPSLPANLSRRLGQSAPPAAAYWNREQWRLRGLPAGPEAGDCRAWGAAAAAAVPDFASYPEPHRRFLLSAACRDFPLRLQARGGGCGPPGARPPYLLLAVKSAPGRFAQRQAVRETWGREAGGVRRLFLLGSARGEHQPDLGPLVGRESRRHGDLLLWDFQDVAFNRTLKDLLFLGWLARRCPRVPFVLRAEDDAFVHVEALLGLLRGLDPARARTLYLGQVFARAAPFRSPGSPYYVPESFYAGGYPAYAGGGGYVFAGRLGPWLLRAAARVAPFPIEDVYAGLCFRALGLEPRAHPGFRTDDAGLAEAQQDDPCAHRRLLLVRPRGPRQTLRLWRGMRDPALRC, encoded by the coding sequence ATGCGCTGCACCAAGTGCCTGCTGAGCGTGGCGGCCCTGCTCCCGCTCCTGGCCCTGAAGCTGTACGTGGACTGGGGCCCCGAGCCGGCGCCGGGGCCCCCGGTGCGCCGGGGCCCGCCCGCGCCGGGCCCCGCGCCCCCGGCCGAGCCCTCGCTGCCCGCCAACCTGTCCCGGCGCCTGGGCCAGTCGGCGCCCCCGGCCGCGGCCTACTGGAACCGGGAGCAGTGGCGGCTGCGGGGCCTCCCGGCCGGGCCCGAGGCGGGGGACTGCCGGGCCTGGGGGGCCGCGGCCGCGGCCGCCGTGCCGGACTTCGCCTCCTACCCGGAGCCCCACCGCCGCTTCCTGCTGTCGGCCGCCTGCCGCGACTTCCCGCTGCGGCTgcaggcccggggcgggggctgcGGGCCCCCGGGGGCCCGGCCCCCGTACCTGCTGCTGGCCGTCAAGTCGGCGCCGGGCCGGTTCGCCCAGCGGCAGGCGGTGCGGGAGACCTGGGGCCGCGAGGCCGGGGGCGTGCGCCGCCTCTTCCTGCTGGGCTCGGCCCGCGGCGAGCACCAGCCGGACCTGGGGCCCCTGGTGGGGCGCGAGAGCCGGCGCCACGGCGACCTGCTGCTCTGGGACTTCCAGGACGTGGCCTTCAACCGCACGCTGAAGGACCTGCTGTTCCTGGGCTGGCTGGCCCGCCGGTGCCCCCGCGTGCCCTTCGTGCTGCGGGCCGAGGACGATGCCTTCGTCCACGTGGAGGCCCTGCTGGGCCTCCTGCGCGGGCTGGACCCCGCCCGGGCCCGCACCCTCTACCTGGGGCAGGTCTTCGCCCGGGCGGCCCCCTTCCGCTCGCCGGGCAGCCCCTACTACGTGCCCGAGTCCTTCTACGCGGGCGGCTACCCGGCCTACGCCGGCGGCGGGGGCTACGTGTTCGCGGGGCGGCTGGGGCCCTGGCTGCTGCGGGCGGCGGCCCGCGTGGCCCCCTTCCCCATCGAGGACGTGTACGCGGGGCTCTGCTTCCGCGCCCTGGGGCTGGAGCCCCGGGCCCACCCGGGCTTCCGCACCGACGACGCCGGGCTGGCCGAGGCCCAGCAGGACGACCCCTGCGCCCACCGCCGCCTGCTGCTCGTGCGGCCCCGCGGGCCCCGCCAGACCCTCCGCCTCTGGCGGGGCATGCGCGACCCCGCCCTGCGTTGCTGA